AAATTCCAAATGATGCTTTACAATTATCAATTGAGATGAATCCGACTGATATATTGACTATCGCTAAAAACAATAGTTGGTTAACTCAAGAAGATGTTATAATTACTAATGAATTTATTGAAGATATGGAGTCTAAAGGGTTTGACATTGCTGTTGAGAATTACGAAAGTAATATTTTGGCTGTGAATTTGTCAAATGAAGAATTTGCTAAAAAAAATCTTTTTATTAATATGGTAAAAAGTATGGAGTTTAAATACCCAGACTTATATGATAATAATGAATCAGCACAAGCTAAATCTTGGTTAAAATGTGCAGCTGCTTCTATTGCTTTAGCGTCTGCAATTGCAGGTACTTTATCATGTGTAACAATTGCTGCTTGTGCTCTAGCTATGGTTTTGGTTTATGCAGCTTCAAATTCTTTTGCGGATAATTGTTTAGAATAAATTTTTGATATTATGTGGAAACCTTCAAAATTAACATTATTAATTTTAATTTTAATCACTTCTATTTCAGGAGGTATAACTTTAAGTTATGTCGATTGGGAGGCCATAAAAATAGGTAAGAAAATTTTCGGTGAATTAAAATTACCTATTATTTTTATAATTTTAAGTCTTTATTTTCTATTTCCATATGTGAAAAGATTAAAAGAAGACAAATCTGAATAACGTGGCATAACACGGTATATAAAAAATAGCAGTTAAGTGCAAGTTTTAAAATTTGTGCTTTTCTGCTATCTTTATTGTTAGATTGAAAGTAACAGCATTTTTACTCTGCTACTTTTCATATACTAAAACCGTTAGCTATAATTAAAAAAAATAGCTAAGTTCTAATAAATATATGTATTATCTTTGATAAAAACAGATTATATGATTCCATCAGATTTTAGAGATTATTTCACAAACAGTTCTACAGCTACTCAGCAAGAGATTGTGTCGTCTTTACTATCACTGTCTTTGCAAGGGAGTGCTGTTAAAGATGATAAACAGGATAAAGCTATTACCTGTCCACATTGTACAAAGAAACGTATTCGAGCCAATGGTAAACTCAAAGGTGTTCAGCGTTATTTTTGTAATGATTGTAAGAAGAACTTTAGTGAGACTACAGGCAAGTTTTGGTATGGTATAAAGAAGAAAGACAAATTAAGCAAGTATCTATACTGCCTATTGTCTGGCTATAGTATTAGGAAAAGTGCCAAAGAAACAGGGATATCCATTCAAACCTCTTTTGATTGGCGACACAAATTACTCACCTCATTTTCTAGTGTTTCAGTAGAAGAATTTCAAGGTATTGTTGAGAGTGACGATTTGTTCTTCGCTTATTCAGAAAAAGGAAATCGTCATTTAGATAGAAAACCAAGACAACGCGGTGAGAAAGCAAGCAAAGCGGGCATAAGCAATGAAAAAGTAGCCGTAATTGCTACTTGCGATAGATCTGGAAACAAAGACTTTAAAGTAGCAACCAGAGGTCGTATAAGTAAAAAGGACTTAGATAAAGTACTCAAAGGAAAGCTCAACAAAGTAGAGGTCATCTGTAGTGATAGTCATAGAAGTTATGGTGCTTTTGCAAAAGCAAATACACTTAATCATAAAAAGTTTAACGCCTCAAAAGGACAGCGAACTATAGATAAAGTGTACCACGTACAAAATGTTAATAATATGGATATGCGATTGAGAAAATTTATGGAGTCTTTCAATGGTGTTGCAACAAAGTACCTTCAAAATTACTTGAACTGGTTCTTGGTTCTTGAAAAAATTAAGAATTCCACTAGCAAAATGACCGTTGTTACTGCTATTGCTTCAAATAGCGTATGGTATGAATATAAACAACAACTATTTAATATGTTAATTAGAACTTAGCCATAATTTATAGAACCATTACCTTTTCCAAAGGAAAATTTCAATTCGAATGTCGAATTAGTAACTGAGATTTCAGTTTTAGCACAAACTATTCAGCAAACACAAGAGCAATACAAGCACTCTTCTCCTCGCCAAAAGACAATATTGAAAGCTAGTCTAAGTGAGTGTTGGACAAATCTTGATAGCAAAGTTTATCAACTTTATGATTTAACTGCTGACCAAATTTCCTTTTTCAACGAAAGAGGGAGAAATATTAACCGCCTAGAAATACTTGATAGATTATGATTAGTAAAGACATATCTAACTTTCTAAATGAACTTTCTGATGATTTATTAATTGTCAATAAGCTTATTGTTGGTGCATACCTTCAATTCAACAAAATAAAGGTAAATAACAATAAATTAATCATTTCTTGCATTGAAGGTAATGATGTAAAAACCATTAATACATTTATCAAACTAATAGAGTTAAAAAATGGGAAATTCGATTTTGAAGATGTTATTCACTTATTCGAAACGAGTATTCCTTCAAAAGATATTTCTGTAAATGGAGCTGTTTACACACCAAATTATATAAAAGATTACATAGTTCAAGAGACGCCATTAAAAATAGAAGATTCAGATTTACCAACTATTAAAGTGTCAGACATTGCTTGCGGAACGGGAGCTTTTTTATATACTGTAGCCCAAGAAATAAAGGGAAAAACTAACAGAAGTTACTTTGATGTTTTTAAACAAAATATTTATGGTCTTGACATCTCTGATTATACAATTACAAGAGCAAAAATTTTATTATCCCTTTTAGCAATCTCAAACGGAGAAGATGAAAAGGAATTTGAATTTAATTTGTTAGTTGGTAATGCCTTAAATTTCGATTGGAATAATCAAATAAATCAATTCAAAGGTTTCGATATAGTTATTGGCAATCCTCCTTATGTAAGAGCTAAAAATTTAAGCGAAGAAACTAAATCACTTTTATCAAATTGGGAAGTTACAAAAACTGGTAATCCTGATTTATATATTCCATTTTTTGAAATAGGTCTTAAATATCTAAAACCAAATGGAATTCTTGGGTATATAACCGTTAGCACTTTCAAGAGAAGTGTAAATGCTAGAAATCTTAGAGAATACTTTAAAACGAATCTATTTGATTTGAAAATTCTAGATTTTGGCAGTTCACAAGTATTTGCAAACAAGTCAACTTATACCTGTATTGTATTTATCGAAAAGCGAAAATCCAAAGAGGTTAAATATCAAAAAACAACAGCTAAGGATTTTTTGAATAAAAAAATTGTAGATTTTACTCATATCAATTACAATCTATTAAACACCAAAAAAGGTTGGATTTTAAATAAACCTGACGTTTTAGAAAATATTAATAAAATTGAAAATATTGGGATTCCATTAGGCGATAAATTCCCAATAAGAAATGGTTTAGCGACTTTAAGTAATGATATTTTCATATTTAAACCAATCAATGAAGATGAAAATTATTTCTATCATCAGAATGGAAAATTGCACAAAATAGAAAAAGGAATTTGTAGAGATATTATAAAACCAAACAGACTTAAAACTGAATCGGAAATTCCCACATTGAAAGAACAAATAATTTTCCCGTACTACCAAATGAATGCTCAAGCCAATCTTTTTGACTATAAACCAAATAAGAAAATTGCTTTTGAGGAAGACTACTTTAAGGCTAATTTCCCAAACGCATATAAATATTTAGAAGGAAACAAGGCTCAACTATTGAATAGAGATAAAGGAAAAAACACAAAATACAAATGGTTTGAGTTTGGAAGAACCCAAGCATTGAATGATTTTGGGAAAAAGTTGTTATTTCCTTATATGGCTGGACAGCCTTACTTTGTTTATACCGACCAAGATGACTTATTGCTTTATGCAGGTTATGCAGTTTACTTTGATTCAAAATGGGAACGGAAACTTACAATTTAGACACTTTTAAATTTTCCTTTAAACATTACAAAACCTCAATAAAAACAACACAATACCTTTATTTAAAGGCGTAAATTCAGTTACAAAAAAATTGTATAATATTTAATAGTGTTGCAAAATTGATGTCTAAATGTTGTCTAAACTATTATTTTGACTATTTTTGAAGTGTTCAAAATGTTTAAAATATGGCATCAATTAAATTATCTATTCAAAGTAAATCTGATAATGCACAAATTTATTTAAGGCTCTCAATCCGAAGAGGTTTTTATCTAAAACGAAAAATAGGCTTATCAATTAACTCAAAAGATTGGAGTTCTGCAACTGGACTACCAAAGCAAAACAATCCTACAAACAAAAACCTTACTACAAAACTAAAAGACCTATCAAATAACATACTTCAAAACCTCAACGATGTAAATAGCAAAGGCGAAGAAATTGATGGCGACTGGTTAAGTTATCGTATTGACTTATATTTTAACCGAGTTCAAGAAATCGGAAAACAAAGTGATTATTTGTTAGATAGTTTACAAAAAATCATAGACACTGCACCAACTCGAAAAAATGGAAAAGGCGGTATTGGACTATCTAAAAGCCGTGTCAATGGATTTAATGGACTGAAAAGCACTTTAGAAACGTATCAAAAAGCAAAAAAGGTTAAACTAAAAGTAAAGGACATTAATTTAAAATTCGTGAATGATTTTACGGAATTTATGCAAGGTCTTAAATACGCAAACGGCAATACCCAAAAGAAAATTTCAGATATTAAAACCGTTTGTTTAGATGCTCAAGTAAATGGTGTTGAAACCAGTCCGCAATTACTAAAGGTTACAGGAATAAAAACCCAAAACGATTACATCATTTATTTAACGGAAACTGAACTTGAACAAATAGAACAAACCGAATTTAAACGTGAAGCATTGATTAATGCTAAAAAATGGTTGTTATTAGGTTCGTTGGTAGGTCAAAGAGGTAATGATTTGCTCGACCTTGACAACAGCAACATAACGCACAAAAGAGGTTTAAAACTCATAGAGTTAACCCAAAAGAAAGGAAACAAAAAGGTTTTTATTCCATTTTCGACAAAAATGGAAATCCTTTTAAATGACGACTTTCCCTATAAAATAAGTATTCAAAAATTCAACAAGCACTTAAAAGATGTTTGCAAAATTGCTGAAATAAACACTATTACTAAAGGTTACAAACACGATAATAAAATTAAACGCAAGGTTTTAGGCGAATATGAAAAGTGGGAATTAATAACATCACACGATTTAAGACGAACATTTGCTACTAATAATTATGGCGAAATGCCAACGCCATTAATTATGAGCATCACAGGACACGCAACCGAAAAAACCTTTTTAAACTACATCGGTAAAACAAGTATAGACCACGCTCAACAGATAGCAGACTACTATATTAAACAAGCCGAAAAATCACAAAAGAAGTTTAAACCAACCATATTAAAAAACAAGAAAGTATCATAAACTATTATTCAAATGAATTTAGCAGAAAAGCACAGTGTAAAATGGGAAAATAGATATGATATTTTAAGCCCTAAAACGAGACATAATATTATTGACGATTTAATAGAACCGTTTAAAAAAAGAGGTTTAGAAAGGGAAAAATTAATAGCAGAACACCCAAGATTAATTGACGAAAATGGAAACCCAACTGAACGCCTTTTGATTACAAATAACAGATACATTGACGGTCATATTACTGGGTTTCATTCAGACGAAAAAGGTGGTTATTCTATTTTTCAAGCAAAAAATAGGATTGAAAATGAACAATGGCAATACATTATAAAAAAACGAGAAAAACTATCAATTTTAGCCAAACTACAAAGGTCATTGAATGAGTCAAATATCGACTACTCTAAAATACAAGAAACCAAAAATGAAATAGATGTTTTGTTTGTAGATATTTTTGAGATTAAAGAAGATACAAATACCAAAAACATTATTTTAAAGAAAGGTTTTCCTAAATATTGCGAAATAGGTTCTTTATTTGCTCAAGGGTTTATTTCAAAAAAAAGTAATAACTCTAAATTAGGATTTAATTTTTATTACAAGGAATTAGAATTTGAAAGCGTAAAAAAACTTGCTGAATACCTTGAGGATGAAGTTTTAAAAATTGATACAGGTGTTAGGCAATACATCAACGACACTTTAACAGACAACGGACAAAAAAACTTTTATCGTTCAAAAGGAATGATAAAAAAGGTATTCAATTATTGTAAGGAAAAAAACATAAAAACAACTCAATCTTTTCAATCAAAATACAGCAACTTAAACAACCTGCACTAAAACTGCACCGTGCAGACAGTTTAGTGATAGAAAAATAGATAGTAATTGCGAGAAATTTAAAACTCGTAATTATGAAATCTGTACAACTTATTGAACTAACACCAGAGCAATTACAAACTGCAATAATTGACGGTGTAAAAGTTCATTTAAACGAACTTAAAAAATCATTTCAACCCAAAACACCAACAGAATATTTAACACGTTCAGAGGTTGCGGATTTACTAAAAATAAACCTTTCAACAGTTTACAACTGGACTAAAAACGGAATACTTACAAGTTACGGTATTGGTGGCACAAGAATTTACTACAAGCGTAAAGAGGTAGAAGAAGCAATTGTTAAACTAAATCAGTAAAGCAATGGCAAGGCAAAACCCAATTAAATACGTTTTTAACGTATCTAAATCATTTAAGGAAGTTAGGCACTACAAAAGTGAAAAAGTGATAACAGAACCTAATCTTTTAACCACAGACGTAAACATAAGCAAAGACAGAAGGTATAACAATTCTCAAAACGTGTCTTATTGGCTTAAAATCCGTGAGAAAAAGAAATGGAGCAAAGACATTACTGGTTTAAAAGTAACCGACAAACCGTTATTGTATTATGGCGATATACCTACCAAGCATAACAATAGAAATATTCCAACTCATTTACTGGTGTTTAAATTCAATCGTGGAGGTAGTCAATTGATTATTTACTTATATCGGAACTATTACCCAAGTAGTATTCAGAAACTACAAAGCATTTTATCAAACCATTACTAAAATAAAAAGAGGGTTCGCAAAAACCCTCTTTAATTGTTCAAATGTTTAGGTAATACGGCAAGGCATTACCTAATGCAAATATACACATTCGCATTGATTGATTTTATTAAAATACTGGTTAAATCTCCTAAAATTGAGCATCTATACTCCAATCCTAAACTTACTTTTTTTAGGAAAGAATCAAGACATACAGGAGAATACAAAACTAAAGAAGTGGCAGATTATCATTTCTGTAAAGTAATAATTTAT
This window of the Flavobacteriaceae bacterium genome carries:
- a CDS encoding IS1595 family transposase; translated protein: MIPSDFRDYFTNSSTATQQEIVSSLLSLSLQGSAVKDDKQDKAITCPHCTKKRIRANGKLKGVQRYFCNDCKKNFSETTGKFWYGIKKKDKLSKYLYCLLSGYSIRKSAKETGISIQTSFDWRHKLLTSFSSVSVEEFQGIVESDDLFFAYSEKGNRHLDRKPRQRGEKASKAGISNEKVAVIATCDRSGNKDFKVATRGRISKKDLDKVLKGKLNKVEVICSDSHRSYGAFAKANTLNHKKFNASKGQRTIDKVYHVQNVNNMDMRLRKFMESFNGVATKYLQNYLNWFLVLEKIKNSTSKMTVVTAIASNSVWYEYKQQLFNMLIRT
- a CDS encoding N-6 DNA methylase; this encodes MISKDISNFLNELSDDLLIVNKLIVGAYLQFNKIKVNNNKLIISCIEGNDVKTINTFIKLIELKNGKFDFEDVIHLFETSIPSKDISVNGAVYTPNYIKDYIVQETPLKIEDSDLPTIKVSDIACGTGAFLYTVAQEIKGKTNRSYFDVFKQNIYGLDISDYTITRAKILLSLLAISNGEDEKEFEFNLLVGNALNFDWNNQINQFKGFDIVIGNPPYVRAKNLSEETKSLLSNWEVTKTGNPDLYIPFFEIGLKYLKPNGILGYITVSTFKRSVNARNLREYFKTNLFDLKILDFGSSQVFANKSTYTCIVFIEKRKSKEVKYQKTTAKDFLNKKIVDFTHINYNLLNTKKGWILNKPDVLENINKIENIGIPLGDKFPIRNGLATLSNDIFIFKPINEDENYFYHQNGKLHKIEKGICRDIIKPNRLKTESEIPTLKEQIIFPYYQMNAQANLFDYKPNKKIAFEEDYFKANFPNAYKYLEGNKAQLLNRDKGKNTKYKWFEFGRTQALNDFGKKLLFPYMAGQPYFVYTDQDDLLLYAGYAVYFDSKWERKLTI
- a CDS encoding tyrosine-type recombinase/integrase; protein product: MASIKLSIQSKSDNAQIYLRLSIRRGFYLKRKIGLSINSKDWSSATGLPKQNNPTNKNLTTKLKDLSNNILQNLNDVNSKGEEIDGDWLSYRIDLYFNRVQEIGKQSDYLLDSLQKIIDTAPTRKNGKGGIGLSKSRVNGFNGLKSTLETYQKAKKVKLKVKDINLKFVNDFTEFMQGLKYANGNTQKKISDIKTVCLDAQVNGVETSPQLLKVTGIKTQNDYIIYLTETELEQIEQTEFKREALINAKKWLLLGSLVGQRGNDLLDLDNSNITHKRGLKLIELTQKKGNKKVFIPFSTKMEILLNDDFPYKISIQKFNKHLKDVCKIAEINTITKGYKHDNKIKRKVLGEYEKWELITSHDLRRTFATNNYGEMPTPLIMSITGHATEKTFLNYIGKTSIDHAQQIADYYIKQAEKSQKKFKPTILKNKKVS
- a CDS encoding helix-turn-helix domain-containing protein; the protein is MKSVQLIELTPEQLQTAIIDGVKVHLNELKKSFQPKTPTEYLTRSEVADLLKINLSTVYNWTKNGILTSYGIGGTRIYYKRKEVEEAIVKLNQ